The genomic region GGGTTGACGGCGCGCGCGCTCGGTGCGGACCGGGTCATCTACCCGGACAACGCCGACCAGTCCCGCCAGACCGTCGAGGACATCACGGGCCGGTTCGGCGGCCCCTTCGAGGTCGAACTGGTCGAGTCGACGAAATCCGTGGTCAGGAACTGGGACGGAAACGTCGCCCACCTCACGATGTACGGCGAGCGCGTCCAGGACGTCGAGGACGAGATTCGTGCCTCGCGAGACGAGGACGACGAGCCGCTACTGGTCGTCGTCGGCTCGGAGAAGGTCCCGTTCGACATCTACGAGGCCGCCGACTGGAACGTCGCGGTGACGAACCAGCCCCACTCCGAGGTGGCGGGTCTCGCGGTGTTCCTCGACCACGTGTTCGACGGTCGGGAACTCGACCGCGAGTGGGAGGACGCCGAGAGCACGGTCGTCCCGAAGGCCACCGGAAAGAAGGTCGTACCAGCGGACGGAGAAGACGGCAATCCCACGGACGAGTAACAAGATTTAACCCGCTTACGGCCCCCATTTCGACATAATGGCTTTTGAGGGACTGCTCGAAGACCCCGTCATCCAAAAATATCTCCACGAACTGGTGGGCCCGAAGGGCATGCCAGTGGCCGCGGCCCCGCCGGACGGCGAGGTCACGGACGAGGAGCTCGCCGAGGAGCTCGACCTGGAGCTGAACGACGTCCGCCGGGCGCTGTTCATCCTCTACGAGAACGACCTCGCGACGTACCGCCGCGTCCGCGACGAGGACTCCGGCTGGCTCACCTACCTGTGGACGTTCCAGTACGAGAACATCCCGGAGAACCTGGAAGAAGAGATGTACCGCCTGCTCGACGCACTCGACGAACGGAACGACTACGAACGCGACCACGAGTTCTACCTCTGTGAGGTCTGTTCCATCCGGTTCGAGTTCGGCGAAGCGATGGACTTCGGCTTCGAGTGCCCCGAATGTGGGTCGCCGCTCGAGTCGATGGACAATGCCCGCCTCGTCGAGGCGATGGAATCACGCATCGCGAACCTTCGCGACGAACTGAACGTGGAAAGCAACGCATAATGGTCGTACTCGCGACCAAAGTGTACGTCGAGGGCGACGCCCGAGAGCGTGCCATGGACGGCCTCCGGTCGCTCGTGGACAACGCAGTTGGCGACCTCGACGTGACCTACGACATCGGTTTACGTAACGACGAGTTCCCGTCGGTGACACTGGACGGCGACGACGCGGTCGCCGCCCGGAACGTCCTCCGCGAGGAGTGGGGCGAGATCGTCCCCGACCTCCAGGAGGGTGAAACCTACGTCGGGACCCTCGAACACTGGGACGACGACGGGTTCATCCTCGACGCGGGTCAGAACGTCCGCATCCCCGCCGACCAGCTCGAACTCGGTATCGGGCGACCGGAACAGATCCGAAACCGCTTCGGACTGGTCCAGCACCTCCCCATGGAGTTCGTCTACGGCGGCGACGAGCCCTCGCGGCTCTCCGACGGCGAGCGCGACCGCCTGTTCGACTGGACGCGTGGCACCGGCCGCGTGAACGTCAACAGCGCGACCCGCGGCGAGACGCGCGCGACGGTCAACCGCGCCGGTCACGCCCAGGACATCGTCACGGTCGAACGGCTCGGCCTGCTCGAACAGTCCATCATCTGCCGAGAGGAGACCGACGCGCCCGGCCTGCTCGCGAGCATCGGGAGCTACCTGCCTGCCGAACTCAAGTGCGTCGTCCCGTAGGACCATGAACCGACGACTGCTGCTCGGCGCTGGCCTGCTGGTGCTCCTCGTCGCGAGCGCCGGCTGTACCAGCATCTTCGGCGGCGGTATCTCCGACGAACAGCTCGACAGCAACGCGACCTACGCCTGGGACGAGGTCCCCGACTGGGACACCACGGGCGACGTGCCGAAACCGGTCGAGACCGCCGAGACGACCGACGTGTACGTCAACGTCACGGGTGGCTCCTACCACGCGGTGTACCACCTGAACAACACCTCCCAGAAGGATTTCGAGGTCTACACCCGCGGCCTGAGCAACGAGGACCCTGTCGAGATATCGGCGGTCCGGTTCCGCTACCCCAACGGGACGACGGTCAAGGGCTCCGAACTGGAGGTGTACCAGACCAACTACAAGACCCACGTCGTGCTGCCGAAGAACGCCCAGGGGACCACGAACGGGACCCTCGCGTTCACCGCCCCGGCCGAGCCGAAGAACTTCCGCCTGCTGAACTACATGGAGGGCTCCTACGAGGTCGTCCTCCCGGCGGGGATGCGAACCAAGTTCTTCCTGTTCGGACAGGTCGTCCCCTCTGCCAACGAGTACTCGGTCCAGGACAACCGCGTCCACCTCGAGTGGGAGGAGGTCTCCGGCGCGATCACGGTGAAGTACTACCTCGAGCGTGACTTCTACATCTTCACCGGCGCGGTCGGCATCCTCGGGCTGGTCACCATCGGCGGGATGGCCTACTACTGGTACCGCATCAAGGCACTCGCCGCGTTGCGCGAGCAACTCGGCATGAACGTCGAGCTGGGCGACGACGGCGACGGCCCGCCGCCCGGGATGCGGTAGCCTCGGTCGGGCACCGTCGTCCGGTCTCCAGTGCGCAACCCGAGAGTCCAGCCGAGAGGAACGCCGTTTTTACCATCCACACCGAACCACGAGCCATGCAGGCAGCCGTCGTGACCGTCGGAGACGAACTCCTCAGTGGCGACACCGAGAACACCAATGCCACGTGGCTCTGTCGCGAGTTGACCGAGCGTGGTGTCAGCGTCGAACGGGTGTTCACCATCCCGGACGACATCGGGGACATCGCCCAGATAGTCAACGAGAGCTACGCCGCCTACGACGCCGTGCTCGTGACGGGTGGGCTCGGGCCGACCCACGACGACGTGACGATGGAGGGGGTCGCGGCCGCGTTCGGGCGCGACGTCGAGAAGAACGAGGAGGCCGCCGCCTGGCTCACCGAGCACGGCGGCTACGCCGCGGGCGACCTCGTCGACGGGACGACCCACCTCCCGGTCGGGTGCCGGGTCCTCCACAACGAGGAGGGCGTCGCGCCCGGGTGCGTGGTCGAGAGCGTGTACGTCTTCCCGGGCGTCCCGGCGGAGATGAAGGCCATGTTCGCCGAGGTGGCCGACGAGTTCGCCGGGGAGGTCCAGCACGTCGAACTGGTCCACGCGGGCGAACCGGAGTCCCAGCTCGTCGACCGCTTCGCCGAACTCCGCGAGCGCTTCGAGGACGTGCAGGTCGGGAGCTATCCCGGTGACCACGTTCGCGTGAAGCTCTCGGGACCGGACGCGTCGGTCGTCGCCGAGGCGGCGGCGTGGCTCGACGAGCGCGTCGACCCGCCGGAAGAACAGCCAGAGTAAGAGCCGACCCCGTGTCTGGGGTCAGTCGCCGCTACGCAGGAACCCCTCTCGGATGGTCTTGGCGAGCGACTTCACCAGGTCACGCGGCCCGCGACGGTCGAGACCCAGCTGGTCGCCCACGCCGAGGGCGTCCTCCAGTCGCCATATCTCGGCGATCTGGTCGTCGTCGAAGCGGAACCGGAAGACGGTGGGCACCTGGAAGATACGACCGGTGGGGGCGAACGGGCCACGCCCCGGCACGGGCAACATCCCGGTGTGGCGGCCCCGCATCGTACAGTAGGCCATCGCCTCGTCACCGTCGATGACCAGCGACTGGACCGTCACGTCGCAGTCGGAGAATATCTCGTGCTGTCGGGTCACGTGTCGCTGCAGTGCGCGCCGCCCGGTGACGCCGGTCCCCCAGCAGTCGAGATGCAAGGTGGCATCGGGCGTGAACAGGTCGTCGACGCGGTCGAGGTTCCCCGCCACGAACACGTCCTGGATGGCCTGTCGTGCCAGGATCTTCTTCGCGACGTGCTCCGACCGCTCCCCCACGCGTAGCTCTGTTGCCATGCGGTCGATACGCGACCGACAGGAATAGCGGTGTCGTCAGTTCAGTTCGTGTAGATGTGGTAGAGCCAGCCGACCGTGATGAGCAGGCTCGCAACCAGTACCACCCAGCCGATTCCTTCGAAGGGGACGTGTTCCGCCAGTAGGACGTTCATATCGGGGGCGTACCGACTGCGGTGGCTTAAGCGTTCACATCCGTCGCAGGGCGAGCCGTCTCACGCTCCGTCTCTCGACCACTCACAGAAGCGGGTCCTTTTTCCACCCCAGGGCGTAAGCCCGAGTATGCGAATCGGGGTCGTCGTCAACCCTATCGCCGGCATGGGTGGCCGTGTCGGCCTGAAGGGGACCGACGGGAAAGTCGACGAGGCACGGGCGAGAGGAGCCAGAGAGCGCGCACCGGGCCGAGCAGTCGAGGCACTGTCCGCACTCCGGGCAGCCGCGACCGACGACCTGACCGTCTTCACCGCGGCTGGCGACCTGGGCGAAGCGGAGTGCGCCGAGGCCGGCCTCGATGCCGCCGTGGTGTACCGCCCCAACGACGACGCCGACAGTCCCGGGGACACGACGGCAGCGGACACCAGGGCTGCCGTCCGGGCGTTCCTCGACGAGGGGGTCGACCTCGTGTTCTTCGTGGGTGGCGACGGGACCGCGGTGGACGTGGCCGAGACCATCAACGACGCCGGGAGCGACGTGCCGATGCTGGGCGTGCCCGCGGGCGTGAAGATCTACTCCTCCGTGTTCGGCGTGACGCCGAAGGACGCGGGCCGCATCGCGGCCACGTTCGACCGGGTCGCCGACCGCGAAGTCAACGACATCGACGAGGACGCCTACCGCGGTGGCGAGGTCCACACCGAACTGAAGGCCGTCGTCCGGGTGCCGGTCGCCGACGCGGTCCAGTCCTCGAAGCAGGTCGGCGGCGGGACCGTCGAATCGCTCGCGGGCGGGTTCGCCAGCGAGGCCGACCCCGACGTGACGTACGTTCTCGGTCCGGGCAGTACCGTCGGTGCCATCAAGCGCCAACTCGGCTTCGAGCCGTCACCGCTCGGGGTGGACGTGTGGCGCGACGGCGAGGTGCTGGTCCGCGATGGCACCGAAGCCGAGATACTCGCCGCGCTGGGGGACCGGAACGAGGTCGTCGTCTCACCCATCGGCGGGCAGGGGTTCATCTTCGGCCGTGGCAACCACCAGATCTCACCCGACGTCATCCGCCAGTCGACGGTCACGGTCGTGGCCTCCCGCGAGAAGCTGGACGGGGTCGGCGTGCTGCGCGTCGACACCGACGACGAGGCGGTCGACGAGTCGCTCCGTGGCTGGCAGAAGGTCCGGGTCGGCCGCTACGAGCACCGATTGCTCAAGGTCGTCTGAGAACCGGAACCGTTCGAATCGTCAGATCCGGTGGCCGTCTCGAGATGTTCGTACAGTATCTGCCCCCTGGCTGGCCCGGAGAATGATAAGATGCCGGAGTATTATCTCATGGGGCGAAATATAATGACTGGGTAGTCAGATATAAGGTCATCCTCTGGCTATGGGTCTCCATGGAAACACGGAAGGTGCAACGGCTCGGGCCGTCCACGCTCGCGATGACGCTGCCCGCGGAGTGGGCGAAGGAACACGGCGTCGAGAAAGGTGACGAGGTCTCCCTCCGCATGGGTGGGAAGGGGACCCTCACCGTCATGCCGGAGTCGGCGAACACTGAGGAGTCGGAAGCCATCATCCACGCGGACAACCTGGACGCGGACGCGGTCGAGCGCGCCATCGTGGCACAGTACGTGCTGGGCCGACGCGTCATCCGCGTCGAGTACGCCGACGGGACGCTTCCCTCCGACCACATCAACGCGGTCTACCGCGCCGAGACACAGCTGATGGGCCTCGGCGTCATCGAGGAGACGCCCGAGAGCATCTCCATTCGCTGCTCCGTCGACCCCGAGGACTTCACGCTCGACAACCTGCTGGGTCGACTCGAATCGACCGGGAGCACCATGCGTGGTGAGGCCATCAAGGCGCTCGCCCACGGCAACCCCGACCTCGCCCAGCGCGCGCTCAACCGGGAGCGCCAGGCGAACAAGATCTTCGTCCTGATGCTGCGGCTCATCTTCACGGCGTACCAGAACCCGAACCTCGCACGCGCGGTCGGTCTCGACTCCGGGTTCCCCCTCATCGGCTACCGCTCCATCGCGAAGAACCTCGAACTCACGGCCGACAACGCCGAGGACATCGCGGAGATCGTCCTCGAGGCCGAGGGCCACACCCTCGACGTGGACTCGGGCACGATGCGGCGCATCCGGGAGTTCACCGAACAGGTCGACGAGATAACCCAGCTCGCCGTCGAGTCCGCTGTCGAGCGCGACTACATGAAGACCATCGAGGTCCGCAAGCTGTTCCACGAGATCGGCGACCGGGAGAAGGAGATCTTGAACGACCTCCCCGAGATGGACAACGACGACCTCCTGCAGGTCCGCGAGGTGCTCGTCAGCCTCCAGCAGACCGCCCAGTACGCGATGCGGAACGCGGAGATCGCGGCCAACCTCGCGCTCAACGAGGAATCAGAGCACACGACCATCAACTGAGGCAGCGGGCCTCGGGGCGATTTCTTTCGAGACTGTTCGACGTGTCAGACAGCCAGCGACGCCGCCGTCAGTCCGCGGACACCTCCTCGAACTCGCCGGTTGCCGCGGTGGCCTCCGCCGCCTGGGCGGACTGGTCCACCTTCGTTGCGGTCAACGGCCGCCGACACGTTATCTCGCAGTCGAAGCCGGGATGCTCCGCGAGGTGTCTGACGAGCAGGTGGCGGCGCGAGCCGGTGATACCGGTCCGGCCGACCGCCTCCGCGCCGAACTCGTCGGGCAACCGTTCGTACAGGCGTTCGAGGGCGGCGAAGCTCTCGAACACTTTCGTGTTCCCCGCCGAATCGGCGGCGCGGCGCGTCACCTCGTAGGAGCCATCGGCGCGGTGGACGGACGCGGTCCGGAAGAACTCGCGATGCTCGACCATCGCGTCGCCGATGCGCTCTTGCAGTGCAGCGGCTTCCGCCCGGGTCAGTTCGCGTCGCTGGTCACCCAGCTCGACGACGACCGAGCCACGCTCGGCAGTCACTGAAATCTCATTACCGTCGGAAAACTCGACCAGGAGAGTGGGTACTCCGGTTCATACCTGTCCGGTACTCGTCTCCACTGATAAAGGTACCGCCCTGACAGGTCCGCACGGTCCGGTCGGCCGGCGCGGGACCGACAGTTGCAGTCTCAGTCGGCCGACGCCGGCACCTCCCGTTCCACGTCGGCCGCGGGCGTGGTCTTCTGGACCGTCAACGGGCTCCGACTCGTGATCTCACAGTCGAAGTTCGGGTGTTCGGCGAAGTGCCGGACCATCATGTGCCGGCGCGAGCCGGTGATGCCGGTCCGACCGACGGCCTCCGCGCCGAACTCGTCCGGCAGGCGGTCGTAGAGTCGCTTGACCTCCGTGAAGTTCTCGAACACCTTCGCGTTGCCCGAGGAGTCCGCACCGCGTCGGGTCACTTCGTACGAGCCGTCCTCGCGATGAACGCCCGCGGTTCGGAAGAACTCGCGGCGCTCGACGAGCGCGTCGCCGATCTGCGATTGCAGCGCTACCGCTTCGCGTCTGGACAGCGTCTGTTCTGTACCACCGATAGAAACGACGATCGATTCACAGTCCGAGGTTACTGCGATATCTTCACCGTCGGAGAACTCGACCAGGAGAGTGGGTACTCCGGTTCATGTATGCATACGTGAGACAGCATTCGCATTAAGGCTGTCGCCGGTGACACCTATCGCCAGTATCCCTCCGTCGTCGGTCGTGGTGGTGCCGGAGTCGTCATCGGTCGTGGTGCCGGAACCGCCATCCGACGT from Haloarchaeobius sp. HME9146 harbors:
- a CDS encoding transcription factor, which gives rise to MAFEGLLEDPVIQKYLHELVGPKGMPVAAAPPDGEVTDEELAEELDLELNDVRRALFILYENDLATYRRVRDEDSGWLTYLWTFQYENIPENLEEEMYRLLDALDERNDYERDHEFYLCEVCSIRFEFGEAMDFGFECPECGSPLESMDNARLVEAMESRIANLRDELNVESNA
- a CDS encoding ester cyclase, which produces MATELRVGERSEHVAKKILARQAIQDVFVAGNLDRVDDLFTPDATLHLDCWGTGVTGRRALQRHVTRQHEIFSDCDVTVQSLVIDGDEAMAYCTMRGRHTGMLPVPGRGPFAPTGRIFQVPTVFRFRFDDDQIAEIWRLEDALGVGDQLGLDRRGPRDLVKSLAKTIREGFLRSGD
- a CDS encoding ATP-NAD kinase family protein codes for the protein MRIGVVVNPIAGMGGRVGLKGTDGKVDEARARGARERAPGRAVEALSALRAAATDDLTVFTAAGDLGEAECAEAGLDAAVVYRPNDDADSPGDTTAADTRAAVRAFLDEGVDLVFFVGGDGTAVDVAETINDAGSDVPMLGVPAGVKIYSSVFGVTPKDAGRIAATFDRVADREVNDIDEDAYRGGEVHTELKAVVRVPVADAVQSSKQVGGGTVESLAGGFASEADPDVTYVLGPGSTVGAIKRQLGFEPSPLGVDVWRDGEVLVRDGTEAEILAALGDRNEVVVSPIGGQGFIFGRGNHQISPDVIRQSTVTVVASREKLDGVGVLRVDTDDEAVDESLRGWQKVRVGRYEHRLLKVV
- a CDS encoding molybdopterin-binding protein, with the translated sequence MQAAVVTVGDELLSGDTENTNATWLCRELTERGVSVERVFTIPDDIGDIAQIVNESYAAYDAVLVTGGLGPTHDDVTMEGVAAAFGRDVEKNEEAAAWLTEHGGYAAGDLVDGTTHLPVGCRVLHNEEGVAPGCVVESVYVFPGVPAEMKAMFAEVADEFAGEVQHVELVHAGEPESQLVDRFAELRERFEDVQVGSYPGDHVRVKLSGPDASVVAEAAAWLDERVDPPEEQPE
- a CDS encoding phosphate uptake regulator PhoU, coding for METRKVQRLGPSTLAMTLPAEWAKEHGVEKGDEVSLRMGGKGTLTVMPESANTEESEAIIHADNLDADAVERAIVAQYVLGRRVIRVEYADGTLPSDHINAVYRAETQLMGLGVIEETPESISIRCSVDPEDFTLDNLLGRLESTGSTMRGEAIKALAHGNPDLAQRALNRERQANKIFVLMLRLIFTAYQNPNLARAVGLDSGFPLIGYRSIAKNLELTADNAEDIAEIVLEAEGHTLDVDSGTMRRIREFTEQVDEITQLAVESAVERDYMKTIEVRKLFHEIGDREKEILNDLPEMDNDDLLQVREVLVSLQQTAQYAMRNAEIAANLALNEESEHTTIN
- a CDS encoding DUF2110 family protein, whose protein sequence is MVVLATKVYVEGDARERAMDGLRSLVDNAVGDLDVTYDIGLRNDEFPSVTLDGDDAVAARNVLREEWGEIVPDLQEGETYVGTLEHWDDDGFILDAGQNVRIPADQLELGIGRPEQIRNRFGLVQHLPMEFVYGGDEPSRLSDGERDRLFDWTRGTGRVNVNSATRGETRATVNRAGHAQDIVTVERLGLLEQSIICREETDAPGLLASIGSYLPAELKCVVP
- a CDS encoding DUF5803 family protein, yielding MNRRLLLGAGLLVLLVASAGCTSIFGGGISDEQLDSNATYAWDEVPDWDTTGDVPKPVETAETTDVYVNVTGGSYHAVYHLNNTSQKDFEVYTRGLSNEDPVEISAVRFRYPNGTTVKGSELEVYQTNYKTHVVLPKNAQGTTNGTLAFTAPAEPKNFRLLNYMEGSYEVVLPAGMRTKFFLFGQVVPSANEYSVQDNRVHLEWEEVSGAITVKYYLERDFYIFTGAVGILGLVTIGGMAYYWYRIKALAALREQLGMNVELGDDGDGPPPGMR
- a CDS encoding tRNA (cytidine(56)-2'-O)-methyltransferase; this translates as MQGEPEVAVVRLAHRPGRDDRMTTHVGLTARALGADRVIYPDNADQSRQTVEDITGRFGGPFEVELVESTKSVVRNWDGNVAHLTMYGERVQDVEDEIRASRDEDDEPLLVVVGSEKVPFDIYEAADWNVAVTNQPHSEVAGLAVFLDHVFDGRELDREWEDAESTVVPKATGKKVVPADGEDGNPTDE